Proteins encoded together in one Pantoea sp. CCBC3-3-1 window:
- a CDS encoding virB8 family protein, with amino-acid sequence MSDIQRIINVSRSFESVMLEKEERSRKTAWRVAAAGLILAALAITAMIILLPLKTTDIELWSVDKQTGRYEYMTRLKERDIASEKALVHSLAAHYVRLREGYNYFSLQRDYDDVQLFNSDSVNRDYLDGFNGDQAPDVIFNKAEYVVYIDIISNVHAPATGPDNLATLRIKRTLRRISDNSVKTDFWNIRLTYRYVPHQQLTDSQREVNPLGFIVTSYQRDKELRSE; translated from the coding sequence ATGTCTGATATTCAGCGCATCATTAATGTTTCCCGCTCTTTTGAATCCGTCATGCTGGAAAAGGAAGAGCGTTCCCGCAAAACAGCCTGGCGGGTGGCCGCTGCCGGGCTTATTCTGGCTGCACTGGCAATTACGGCCATGATTATTCTGCTGCCGCTGAAAACCACTGATATTGAATTGTGGTCGGTGGATAAACAGACCGGTCGTTATGAGTATATGACCCGCCTTAAAGAGCGGGATATTGCGTCTGAAAAAGCGCTGGTCCATTCACTGGCGGCACACTATGTCAGGCTCCGTGAGGGATATAATTATTTCTCCCTCCAGCGTGATTACGACGACGTACAGTTATTTAACAGCGACAGCGTGAACCGGGATTATCTGGACGGGTTTAACGGCGACCAGGCCCCGGACGTTATTTTTAATAAAGCCGAATATGTCGTCTATATCGACATTATTTCCAATGTGCATGCGCCTGCCACCGGGCCGGATAACCTGGCAACACTGCGTATTAAGCGCACCCTCCGCCGTATTTCTGATAATTCAGTGAAAACGGACTTCTGGAATATCCGCCTCACTTACCGCTATGTCCCGCATCAGCAACTGACGGACAGCCAGCGTGAAGTGAACCCGCTGGGCTTTATCGTCACCAGCTACCAGCGCGATAAAGAACTGAGGAGCGAATGA
- a CDS encoding VirB3 family type IV secretion system protein, translating to MATLNKALTRPAAIAGIPLVPFVMVSGAIVLLAVYVSCYLILLLIPAWLEMKAKARADIHYFGLLWLAFKTRGRFGTNKHFGANALLANRYDAVDVSEFIEKMKLNERVTLDKYIPYSSHIHPHVIRNRQGDLVASWELEGTVFECEDEHHLTLMATHLNNVIRGYEGLPVTFYLHRIREKYHAAFDANSGIPFSDEVTRLYYQPINEKPFWRHRLFFTLCYAPFSPLEKKAMKAQPSGKRKAALDDALKVMLEHREALASALSRYTATPLGMYEENRRVYSAQQSLYHRLLTGQWLKVAVTRAPFYETLSTPDVFFTTDTAECQTVSGSRFFRSLEIKDYSPETATGLLDALLYAESEYVLTQSFTCMARDEAQKHIRLAEKRLTSADDDAISQREELIVLRDLLQSGHVSCGKYHFSLLVSSDSADQVVKDTNALAQPFADLGIMTTLSTLSLPAAYLAQLPGVYTLRPRLVAVSSQNFADLASLHNFHPHKRSGNPWGDAIAILKSPGGGGYYLNLHDSQSGRDDFNEKTPGNTAIIGKTGSGKTMLMTMMQQLMQKYRNPATFSASATIQRLTTVYFDKDRAAEVAIRQMGGRYFRIRTGTPTGFNPFSLAPTRRNISFIKRLVRMLCGRNGKPLDPRDEERISAAVDTIMLDYPPEYRKFGITRLLEVLPEPPTPDARINGLRIRLKQWAQGGEFGWVFDNEEDTFNISNIDNVGIDGTEFLDDDDIRGPVTFYLLYRVTSLLDGRRLVMFMDEFWKWLADVEFSRFSLNMLKVIRKLNGIFIPATQSPDEIVKHPIAPAIIEQCSTQIFLANPKASRADYVGRMKVPESVYDIVRNLDPGERSMVVLKTPLRAGETRPFVAMAKMDLSGLGKLTKMLSGSEDNLKLFDTLYQEGMQPDDWKAAFLEQAL from the coding sequence ATGGCTACGCTGAACAAAGCGCTGACGCGGCCTGCCGCCATAGCAGGCATTCCCCTCGTGCCGTTCGTGATGGTCAGCGGGGCCATCGTCCTGCTGGCGGTCTATGTCAGCTGTTACCTGATATTACTGCTTATTCCCGCCTGGCTGGAGATGAAGGCAAAGGCCAGAGCCGATATTCACTATTTCGGGCTGCTCTGGCTGGCCTTTAAAACCCGTGGACGGTTTGGCACCAATAAACATTTTGGTGCCAATGCCCTGCTGGCAAACCGCTATGACGCCGTCGACGTCTCGGAGTTTATTGAAAAGATGAAGTTAAACGAGCGCGTTACGCTGGATAAATACATTCCGTATTCCTCCCATATTCACCCGCACGTCATCAGAAACCGCCAGGGTGATTTGGTTGCCAGCTGGGAGCTGGAGGGCACCGTTTTTGAATGCGAGGACGAACATCATCTGACCTTAATGGCGACGCATCTCAATAACGTTATTCGTGGGTATGAAGGTCTGCCGGTCACTTTCTATCTTCACCGCATCCGGGAAAAATACCACGCTGCCTTTGACGCAAATTCAGGTATTCCCTTTTCTGATGAAGTGACCCGGCTGTATTACCAGCCGATCAACGAAAAGCCGTTCTGGCGGCACCGGCTGTTTTTCACCCTCTGCTATGCGCCCTTCTCTCCGCTGGAAAAAAAAGCCATGAAGGCGCAGCCGTCCGGTAAACGTAAAGCGGCGCTGGATGATGCCCTGAAAGTAATGCTGGAGCACCGGGAGGCGCTGGCATCGGCGCTGTCCCGCTATACGGCGACGCCGCTGGGGATGTATGAAGAAAACCGGCGGGTGTATTCCGCCCAACAGTCCTTGTATCACCGCCTGCTCACCGGCCAGTGGCTAAAGGTCGCGGTCACGCGTGCACCGTTTTATGAAACGTTAAGCACGCCAGATGTCTTTTTTACCACCGACACCGCCGAGTGCCAGACGGTCAGCGGCTCCCGCTTTTTTCGCAGTCTGGAAATCAAAGATTACTCGCCTGAAACCGCGACCGGCCTGCTGGACGCGCTGCTGTATGCCGAAAGCGAGTATGTGCTGACGCAGTCCTTCACCTGCATGGCCCGCGATGAGGCGCAGAAGCATATTCGTCTGGCGGAAAAGCGCCTGACTTCTGCGGATGACGACGCCATTTCGCAGCGCGAAGAGCTGATTGTCCTGCGTGACCTGCTCCAGTCCGGGCATGTCTCCTGCGGGAAATATCACTTCTCCCTGCTGGTATCCTCAGACAGCGCCGACCAGGTGGTGAAGGACACCAACGCGCTGGCGCAGCCCTTCGCCGACCTCGGCATTATGACGACGCTGTCCACGCTTTCGCTGCCCGCCGCGTACCTGGCGCAACTGCCGGGGGTGTATACGTTGCGCCCCCGTCTGGTGGCCGTCAGCAGCCAGAACTTTGCCGACCTGGCGAGCCTGCACAACTTTCATCCCCACAAGCGGAGCGGCAATCCCTGGGGTGACGCCATCGCGATACTCAAATCACCGGGTGGTGGCGGGTATTACCTGAACCTGCACGACAGCCAGAGCGGGCGGGATGACTTCAACGAAAAAACGCCGGGTAATACGGCGATTATCGGGAAAACCGGTTCCGGGAAAACGATGCTGATGACCATGATGCAGCAACTGATGCAGAAGTACCGCAATCCTGCGACGTTCAGCGCCTCAGCCACAATCCAGCGGCTCACCACGGTGTATTTTGATAAGGACCGGGCGGCGGAAGTAGCGATACGCCAGATGGGCGGACGCTACTTCCGTATCCGTACCGGCACTCCCACCGGGTTTAACCCGTTTTCGCTTGCCCCAACCCGGCGGAATATCAGTTTTATCAAACGACTGGTGCGCATGCTGTGCGGCCGCAACGGCAAGCCGCTCGATCCGCGCGATGAGGAGCGGATCAGTGCCGCCGTAGATACCATTATGCTCGACTACCCGCCGGAATACCGCAAGTTCGGTATCACCCGGCTGCTGGAAGTCCTGCCGGAGCCGCCAACCCCCGACGCCCGCATCAACGGGCTACGTATTCGCCTTAAACAGTGGGCGCAGGGCGGCGAGTTCGGCTGGGTATTCGACAATGAGGAGGACACCTTCAACATTAGCAACATTGATAACGTAGGTATCGACGGTACGGAATTTCTCGATGATGACGATATTCGCGGCCCCGTCACGTTTTATCTGCTGTACCGCGTCACCAGCCTGCTGGACGGTCGCCGGCTGGTGATGTTCATGGACGAGTTCTGGAAATGGCTGGCCGATGTCGAATTTTCCCGCTTCTCGCTCAATATGCTGAAAGTGATCCGCAAGCTGAACGGCATCTTCATACCCGCCACGCAGTCGCCTGACGAAATCGTCAAGCACCCGATTGCCCCGGCGATTATCGAGCAGTGCAGCACGCAGATATTTCTTGCCAACCCGAAGGCCAGCCGGGCGGATTACGTGGGAAGGATGAAAGTGCCGGAAAGCGTGTACGACATCGTCAGAAACCTCGATCCGGGGGAGCGCTCTATGGTGGTCCTGAAAACACCGTTACGCGCGGGTGAAACCCGGCCTTTTGTGGCGATGGCGAAAATGGATTTATCGGGCCTCGGGAAACTCACCAAAATGCTCAGCGGCAGCGAAGACAACCTGAAACTGTTCGACACCCTGTATCAGGAAGGAATGCAGCCTGATGACTGGAAAGCCGCCTTCCTTGAACAAGCCCTGTAA
- the virB10 gene encoding VirB10/TraB/TrbI family type IV secretion system protein, protein MTDKPVPDEPEKTTAEREGEARERARAAMAYQEPEQRTPPGQPEVTRFRKASGRRTLIVSLLSLALVIALASGGDRLFSALKGGNEKEADTAPPPSAGKTLHERQNLGMDSNPFGLFGPHIQDRTAPVSQTVTPAPSLPPTPPALNKAAALADGPNNARTMPADNVRTSPDEPRSNAETSDSRSSSTTYTSCPSVLTRGKDGRLRCPETAAPETGNNDNPGVARVTGVRRLGLDPDLYIPVDRYIPCSMMWRFVSDVGGHISCLISEDVYSASNHVTLIPAGTVARGIYRTGALQHGRSRMFVLWTELRTPEPGSLQIPLTDTQASGPLGEAGISGWIDNHFWERFGNALMLSTVQDVAAAASDAAPGKDRNTDYTENTRAATAEMAKTTLDNSINIPPTLYLNQGDVIGIMTGTDIDFSSVWQLRLKKRWYER, encoded by the coding sequence ATGACCGATAAACCCGTCCCGGACGAGCCGGAAAAAACCACCGCAGAGCGGGAAGGGGAAGCCCGCGAACGCGCCCGTGCGGCAATGGCGTATCAGGAGCCGGAGCAAAGAACACCGCCCGGCCAGCCGGAAGTGACCCGTTTTCGTAAGGCATCCGGTCGCCGCACGCTGATCGTCAGCCTGCTGAGTCTGGCGCTGGTGATCGCCCTGGCATCCGGCGGCGATCGTCTTTTCAGTGCATTGAAAGGGGGTAATGAGAAAGAAGCAGACACCGCGCCGCCGCCCTCCGCCGGGAAGACGCTGCATGAGCGTCAAAATCTGGGCATGGACAGTAACCCGTTTGGCCTGTTCGGGCCGCACATACAGGACCGAACAGCCCCTGTCAGCCAGACCGTTACTCCCGCACCATCACTGCCACCGACCCCACCCGCCCTGAACAAGGCAGCCGCGCTGGCTGACGGGCCGAACAACGCCCGAACAATGCCGGCCGATAATGTACGCACGTCCCCGGATGAACCGCGCAGCAACGCAGAAACGTCCGACAGTCGGTCATCATCCACGACATACACATCCTGTCCGTCAGTACTGACCAGGGGAAAGGATGGCCGCCTGCGCTGCCCGGAGACTGCCGCGCCGGAAACGGGTAACAACGACAATCCGGGCGTCGCCCGTGTCACCGGCGTCAGACGGCTGGGCCTCGATCCTGATCTCTATATCCCGGTGGACCGCTATATCCCGTGTTCGATGATGTGGCGCTTCGTGTCCGATGTCGGGGGGCATATTTCCTGTCTGATCAGTGAAGATGTTTACAGCGCCAGCAACCATGTGACGCTGATCCCGGCGGGAACGGTCGCCCGTGGCATCTACCGCACCGGGGCGCTGCAGCATGGACGCAGCCGGATGTTTGTGCTGTGGACGGAGCTGCGTACGCCTGAGCCCGGCAGCCTGCAAATCCCACTAACTGATACGCAGGCCAGCGGCCCGCTCGGCGAGGCGGGGATCTCAGGTTGGATCGACAACCATTTCTGGGAGCGCTTCGGCAATGCCCTGATGCTAAGTACCGTGCAGGACGTGGCAGCGGCGGCGTCGGATGCTGCCCCGGGGAAAGACCGCAATACCGACTACACCGAAAACACCCGCGCAGCCACGGCGGAAATGGCGAAAACGACGCTGGACAACAGCATCAATATCCCGCCCACCCTGTACCTGAATCAGGGTGATGTCATCGGGATCATGACCGGCACTGACATTGATTTCTCATCCGTCTGGCAGCTGCGACTGAAAAAGAGGTGGTATGAACGCTGA
- a CDS encoding lytic transglycosylase domain-containing protein gives MLSTTVFLAAAMQCAPSIHPSTALDVARVESGLNPYAIAEILPSGKGVISHFPTSRDEAISLTGRLAAQGRRYSVGLMQITSTNFRHYRVSARDLLDPCTNLSVFERILTDCYRRGGSLKRALSCYYSGNFTTGQQAESAFNQTSYIQRIGYAVPSTREDRQRPPAEKLVPEIRYPTAVMRGELTENATSVLTSLRYPNAVIRGALPIPGHHEEQ, from the coding sequence ATGCTTTCCACCACCGTATTTCTGGCGGCGGCTATGCAGTGCGCCCCCAGCATTCACCCGTCCACGGCGCTTGATGTGGCGCGGGTCGAATCCGGTTTGAATCCGTATGCCATCGCTGAAATTCTGCCCAGTGGCAAAGGCGTGATTTCACATTTCCCCACGAGCAGGGATGAGGCCATCAGCCTCACCGGACGGCTGGCAGCACAGGGCCGACGCTATTCGGTCGGGCTGATGCAAATCACCAGCACCAATTTCCGTCATTACCGCGTGAGCGCCCGCGACCTTCTTGACCCCTGTACCAACCTGTCCGTTTTTGAGCGCATCCTCACCGACTGCTACCGCCGCGGCGGTTCCCTCAAGCGTGCGCTCAGTTGCTACTACTCGGGAAATTTCACGACCGGCCAGCAAGCGGAATCCGCGTTTAACCAGACCAGCTACATCCAGCGCATCGGCTACGCCGTACCGTCAACGCGGGAAGACCGGCAGCGACCACCCGCCGAAAAGCTCGTGCCGGAAATCCGTTACCCCACCGCCGTCATGCGTGGCGAGCTTACCGAGAACGCCACGTCAGTTCTGACATCCCTGCGCTACCCCAATGCCGTGATACGCGGCGCGTTACCCATTCCCGGCCACCATGAGGAACAATGA
- a CDS encoding DUF2857 domain-containing protein, translated as MIIPSLNYAVLTDALHALKDGNIRHCESLGFTFDEMNALNQLSLDELFIISRESAPFLAVTVHHEALRLLLAKSREEVLQQQRINHAIRLGGSIALLNKYFGLTSNEVCLRRRLLGVRVPYGRTREPDEETDGAIWRQWQQCRVDNLESPDALAAIMQVTQTLLPKVEGLSLTIVWKRIALCEQEASDRRAAHAR; from the coding sequence ATGATTATCCCATCACTGAATTACGCCGTATTAACCGATGCTCTTCATGCATTGAAGGATGGCAACATTCGTCACTGTGAATCGCTAGGATTCACTTTCGACGAAATGAATGCCCTTAACCAGTTGTCACTAGACGAGCTGTTTATCATCAGTCGTGAGTCTGCACCATTTTTGGCTGTGACGGTTCATCACGAGGCGTTACGCCTGCTTCTGGCGAAATCCCGTGAGGAGGTTCTGCAGCAACAGCGTATCAACCACGCTATCCGGCTGGGTGGGTCAATTGCGCTACTCAATAAGTATTTTGGCCTCACCTCCAACGAGGTTTGCCTTCGCCGCCGGTTGCTGGGCGTCCGTGTGCCTTATGGCCGGACGCGTGAACCGGACGAAGAAACGGATGGGGCCATCTGGCGGCAATGGCAACAATGCCGGGTGGACAACCTGGAATCACCCGATGCGCTGGCCGCCATAATGCAGGTAACGCAAACCCTGCTGCCGAAAGTCGAAGGGTTGTCACTGACCATCGTTTGGAAGCGTATCGCACTTTGTGAACAGGAGGCGTCAGACCGGAGGGCCGCACATGCCAGATGA
- a CDS encoding TraR/DksA family transcriptional regulator produces MPDEIDRDQEFNEQRLEDMIEQSRFKPGSTPSLFHCRLCGKPIPEKRRQALPGITTCTECQEKLERRTR; encoded by the coding sequence ATGCCAGATGAGATCGACCGCGATCAGGAATTTAATGAGCAACGACTGGAGGATATGATTGAACAGAGTCGTTTTAAGCCAGGGTCTACGCCATCATTATTCCATTGTCGTCTATGCGGTAAGCCCATTCCTGAAAAGCGACGGCAGGCACTCCCGGGCATAACCACCTGCACAGAATGCCAGGAAAAACTTGAACGTCGAACACGTTAA
- a CDS encoding AlpA family transcriptional regulator: MTSHHLLRLKQVEEKTGLKRSQIYLYMKEGTFPRSIKIGPASVAWLESEIDEWINIKLVRRSVG, translated from the coding sequence ATGACATCCCATCATTTATTGCGTCTGAAACAGGTTGAAGAAAAAACGGGTCTGAAGCGCTCTCAAATCTATCTGTATATGAAAGAAGGTACCTTCCCACGCTCAATAAAGATTGGCCCGGCCAGTGTCGCCTGGCTCGAATCGGAAATTGACGAATGGATCAATATTAAATTAGTCCGCCGCTCAGTAGGCTGA
- a CDS encoding type IV secretion system protein: MSGGIFVGMDKNIMDGLNAVLEGQSSNYGTLISAIIVSSFTLFITYRGYQTLGGKLQTPVEDVVWDVGRMLLIITFVLNREGWLDAIIAAIEGLKDGISGDDNVWALLDTVWEKAQALGQTLFNLDTSTYVKVNGGFAEVLVWGGAIVLLLAATFVNLLAEITILLMTTTAPLFIFCLLYGFLKPMFDNWLKTLFTAILTIMFSALSVRIAINYLNKILDAATATSAENNMVTLAAQCLLAGIAAGVVVYFSAKIATALSGAAVQAVLQWAAMSGLRGLASKSADVARPGIKAGGRLAAKGGIAVAATTGRFIAAGAGKTVNAWQKRATAIDSMKRQNQQRHR, translated from the coding sequence ATGTCCGGTGGTATTTTTGTTGGTATGGACAAAAACATCATGGATGGACTCAACGCCGTGTTAGAAGGTCAGTCTTCTAACTACGGCACCCTAATCAGTGCGATTATCGTCAGTTCCTTCACACTGTTTATTACGTATCGCGGGTATCAGACGCTTGGCGGCAAACTCCAGACGCCGGTTGAAGATGTTGTCTGGGATGTGGGGCGCATGTTGCTGATCATCACTTTTGTTTTAAACCGCGAGGGCTGGCTGGATGCCATCATTGCGGCCATTGAAGGGCTTAAGGACGGCATCAGTGGCGATGATAATGTCTGGGCACTCCTAGACACGGTGTGGGAAAAGGCACAAGCGCTGGGGCAAACGCTGTTTAATCTCGATACCTCCACCTACGTTAAAGTGAATGGCGGTTTTGCCGAGGTGCTGGTCTGGGGCGGAGCAATCGTTCTGTTACTGGCTGCAACCTTTGTCAACCTGCTCGCCGAAATCACCATTCTGTTAATGACCACCACCGCCCCACTCTTTATTTTCTGCCTGCTGTACGGTTTTCTTAAACCCATGTTTGATAACTGGCTGAAAACACTATTTACCGCAATCTTAACGATCATGTTTTCTGCCCTGTCTGTCCGGATCGCCATCAACTACCTGAATAAAATACTGGATGCCGCCACAGCAACGTCTGCTGAAAACAATATGGTGACCCTGGCGGCGCAATGTTTGCTGGCCGGGATTGCGGCAGGCGTCGTGGTGTATTTTTCAGCGAAAATAGCCACTGCACTGAGCGGTGCCGCCGTGCAGGCCGTGTTACAGTGGGCTGCGATGAGCGGATTGCGCGGGCTGGCGAGCAAATCTGCCGACGTCGCCAGACCCGGCATAAAGGCCGGGGGCCGACTGGCCGCCAAAGGTGGCATAGCCGTAGCAGCGACAACCGGCAGGTTCATTGCCGCAGGGGCGGGCAAAACCGTGAACGCCTGGCAGAAACGTGCCACCGCCATTGACAGCATGAAACGCCAGAATCAGCAGCGTCACCGTTGA
- a CDS encoding type IV secretion system protein: protein MRFRDIILALSLLISTQAMSAGIPVFDAVQNTESMNQWIQKLQQWQETVTHYRSELDAYKQQLATATGVRDVQAFLREAKSLKTDIDNLRQHGISLDDLLSNQNGSYSSELNSLYNKYKTFDTCNPSSASQRYLDSCKQMILNQAVAIENTSEVENKITGTLDDISDLSDRIANAQDSKESQDLANAIAAKSVQLNALTSQWEMSVKQAEQRTTLLEQQKQKAFEQQQLTAPVADLNSL from the coding sequence ATGCGGTTCAGAGATATCATACTGGCATTATCGTTGTTGATTTCCACCCAGGCGATGAGCGCCGGAATACCGGTATTCGACGCCGTACAGAATACCGAATCCATGAATCAGTGGATCCAGAAACTCCAGCAGTGGCAGGAAACCGTTACCCACTATAGAAGTGAACTTGATGCCTACAAGCAGCAATTAGCCACGGCAACGGGCGTGCGGGACGTTCAGGCATTTCTCCGAGAGGCCAAAAGTCTGAAAACCGATATTGATAATCTTCGTCAGCACGGTATTTCACTGGATGACCTGCTGAGCAACCAAAACGGGTCATATTCGTCTGAACTGAATAGCTTGTATAACAAATATAAAACGTTCGATACCTGTAACCCGTCCAGCGCTTCACAACGCTATCTGGACAGCTGCAAACAGATGATCCTGAATCAGGCCGTAGCGATAGAAAATACGTCCGAGGTTGAAAACAAGATCACGGGCACGCTCGACGATATATCGGATTTATCAGACCGCATTGCTAATGCGCAGGATTCGAAAGAGTCACAGGACCTGGCTAACGCCATCGCGGCCAAAAGCGTACAATTAAATGCGCTGACTAGCCAATGGGAAATGTCAGTCAAACAGGCTGAACAGCGAACAACGCTGCTGGAACAGCAAAAACAGAAAGCCTTTGAGCAACAGCAATTAACTGCGCCCGTTGCCGATCTGAACTCTCTATAG
- a CDS encoding TrbC/VirB2 family protein — translation MKRKQTDWPVLSSLLMASPVLAADSGFNKANETLSNTSTGLLGLAAVTITLATMWVGYKVLFDGKSLHDMRNVIIGAILIVGASGFGAYWAS, via the coding sequence ATGAAACGAAAACAGACTGACTGGCCCGTCCTCTCTTCCTTGTTAATGGCAAGCCCGGTGCTGGCAGCGGACAGCGGATTTAATAAAGCCAATGAGACGCTGAGTAACACCTCCACCGGCCTGCTCGGGCTCGCCGCCGTCACCATCACGCTGGCCACCATGTGGGTGGGATACAAAGTCTTGTTTGACGGCAAGAGCCTCCATGACATGCGCAACGTCATCATTGGCGCCATCCTTATCGTCGGTGCGTCAGGTTTCGGTGCCTACTGGGCGTCATAA
- the virB9 gene encoding P-type conjugative transfer protein VirB9: MLKNILLLTGLLASCATWSAATPRGSAYDSRMQNVSYNSQNATVVNTRPGYVTTLLFDDDEAVIDAQAGFPKGWTVTKSDNRVDVSPNPITQPVTDASGNNVSQVFLPTAKDWKTNLFVVTSKRDYSLELNVLDHDSPSQAFVIRYHYPAEARQQSAAASAARQTLQRERQEKQQIAAAFGQASTPRNWRYTKRVAAGSASIAPDFAWDDGRFAYIGFSPIKTLPSVFRVVNGREQALTPRTVKQGNYIVMVVPAAPQLVLRYGTSVVGIENDGFGRIAITRSDTVSPSVTLEAK, encoded by the coding sequence ATGCTGAAAAACATCCTGCTCCTGACGGGCTTACTGGCGTCATGCGCGACATGGAGCGCCGCCACCCCGCGCGGCAGCGCCTATGACAGCCGGATGCAGAACGTATCGTATAACAGCCAGAACGCCACCGTGGTGAATACCCGCCCTGGCTATGTCACCACGCTGCTGTTTGACGACGATGAAGCTGTGATTGATGCGCAAGCGGGTTTTCCAAAAGGCTGGACGGTGACGAAAAGTGATAACCGGGTAGACGTCAGCCCGAACCCCATCACCCAGCCGGTGACGGACGCCAGCGGCAACAACGTCAGCCAGGTCTTCCTGCCCACGGCAAAGGACTGGAAGACCAACCTCTTCGTGGTGACCTCAAAGCGTGATTACAGCCTGGAGCTGAACGTGCTGGACCACGATTCCCCCTCGCAGGCGTTCGTTATCCGTTACCACTATCCGGCCGAGGCTCGCCAGCAATCCGCCGCCGCCAGCGCCGCGCGTCAGACGCTGCAGCGTGAAAGACAGGAGAAGCAGCAGATAGCAGCGGCATTCGGACAGGCCAGCACGCCACGCAACTGGCGCTACACCAAACGGGTCGCCGCCGGTTCGGCCTCCATCGCACCGGATTTTGCCTGGGATGATGGTCGTTTTGCTTATATCGGTTTTTCCCCCATCAAAACCCTGCCGTCTGTTTTCCGGGTGGTTAACGGACGAGAGCAGGCGCTCACGCCCCGGACAGTTAAGCAGGGTAATTACATTGTGATGGTGGTGCCGGCAGCGCCACAACTGGTGTTGCGTTACGGCACCTCGGTGGTGGGGATAGAAAACGACGGGTTCGGGCGCATCGCGATAACCCGCAGCGACACCGTTTCACCGTCCGTTACGCTGGAGGCTAAATGA
- a CDS encoding EexN family lipoprotein, with protein MLKPVLTLCIMSGILVLSGCKETKSEAWYKEHPDETYKVYTQCLTDGEASDNCEFAHRAALMFAQTGKPGIREKFETLFQQEAQKRKSVTQ; from the coding sequence ATGTTAAAACCCGTATTAACCTTGTGCATCATGTCAGGCATTCTCGTCTTATCCGGTTGTAAAGAGACGAAATCAGAAGCCTGGTATAAAGAACATCCCGATGAAACCTATAAAGTCTATACGCAATGCCTCACGGATGGTGAGGCAAGCGACAACTGCGAGTTTGCGCACCGGGCAGCACTCATGTTTGCCCAGACAGGCAAACCCGGCATCAGGGAAAAATTCGAGACGCTGTTTCAGCAGGAAGCCCAAAAAAGAAAATCCGTCACTCAGTAA